From one Bradysia coprophila strain Holo2 unplaced genomic scaffold, BU_Bcop_v1 contig_248, whole genome shotgun sequence genomic stretch:
- the LOC119078213 gene encoding chymotrypsin-1-like, whose translation MRLLLFAISCVLQSIYGSYILKERVLPPNISLRIVGGDDAPERLAPFQCSIQLNGKHFCGCAIINANFVLTASHCVVGKSPEIATILVGTNNLSSGGTYYGVERLIPHEHFDTPDAANDVALVKIRGSIQFNKHVKPIELDEEEVPDGAVVQLTGWGRMEVGGGTPNQLQYANLTILGWDKCNKTNLAKLELLHEGHICTVGVRGTGVCGGDSGGPLSYRGKLVGIVNIGIPCALGNPDAYASISYYIDWITEHQKNVTTTAPLYANLIEKDQSENYASDVKIGKWN comes from the exons ATGAGATTGCTTTTATTCGCCATAAGCTGTGTTCTACAGTCAATCTACGGTTCTTACATATTGAAAGAAAGGG TTCTCCCACCCAATATTAGTCTACGTATTGTGGGTGGTGACGATGCACCAGAGCGTCTAGCTCCATTCCAATGTTCAATACAACttaatggaaaacatttttgcggCTGTGCCATTATCAATGCAAATTTTGTTCTGACGGCCAGTCATTGTGTCGTTGGAAAATCTCCAGAGATTGCAACCATTTTGGTTGGAACCAATAATTTGAGTAGTGGTGGAACATACTATGGCGTTGAACGGTTAATACCGCACGAACACTTCGATACACCAGATGCTGCCAATGATGTTGCTCTTGTGAAAATTAGGGGATCGATTCAATTTAATAAACATGTTAAACCCATCGAACTGGACGAAGAAGAAGTTCCAGATGGTGCTGTAGTTCAACTTACTGGATGGGGTAGGATGGAG GTTGGTGGTGGTACACCGAACCAATTACAATATGCTAATTTGACTATCCTTGGTTGGGATAAATGTAATAAAACGAACTTGGCTAAACTCGAACTCCTTCATGAGGGCCACATTTGTACAGTCGGTGTAAGGGGAACGGGAGTATGCGGA GGGGATTCAGGAGGACCACTTAGTTATCGTGGGAAGCTCGTTGGAATAGTTAACATCGGAATTCC ATGTGCTCTTGGTAACCCCGACGCATATGCGAGCATTTCCTATTATATTGACTGGATTACGGAAcaccaaaaaaatgtaacCACGACAGCACCATTGTATgccaatttaattgaaaaggaTCAGAGTGAGAATTATGCATCAGACGTCAAGATAGGTAAATGGAACTAG
- the LOC119078212 gene encoding uncharacterized protein LOC119078212, translated as MNVIWILLTAYTTITATQSNVIYFPPPPVPQPMKCVKNIELLPSNISTNFDIKIEKDHIELTVCNNDKFDYFKVPWSDYHCSCRKAIGLNVNLTSSRIDEENKICHGSSLIDDGFAYDSNHSKCSFEIFDDKSFSVIYITGFGYTNYVYAVHKETGEITEYTAEYIHPKTPHDESDDTDQFLAELNECLDAQNRIPKNLPISFDFTKRNSHIEIVAFRENHYDFYKINWEGHSCYQKIGEHRKPNDTMGVDNKLCDNRPLSTHQDYGTFRCAYDIWTTVHDDEEYFVFYVKSGVWRGANAYIINTSTNNVSFLYSLLKSAGEEIFEIYKTSTVSIKKCFEKKLQLPKHLPIEFEMLHKAGTTVILIAYANKTDYYEINRSGSVRMFKPRLDGPIRELDELSDWENADEALECPLVHLVDDRDYTILIVESPTQITAGYTYLINKETLDVSFKLYPNTIYSQCEIDVPQSKREVSNEFEHEIERCANQQNLLSSATNVSIARIDNHIRISVKYDGKYDLYVLNSKGYVCYAKRELTAPPINGLMDDALQECDKRRMTSCTGGVHTFKCGLEIVSPANGDFVALNILSRFCNTTTCMGSYTYLINKFTKEVHFKRYTKLAEMKWELDRTPAHEEYDSDFEECLNLRYAIPSDLPVKFNVSVVNHLNKHFDISVYDDGKYDYYELDRRGKAYYTDIRRDMNPIRSFEEHLRCDAQHPLGPCTYDFHPLFRCGYEVIKNETDISIFVYADDLNPYEYNVDRSSGKTLLYRYERGFLRSFEETFDNCLKKKYATDFHIPLEVTMKTKENSGETENYLAISVKYQGKYDLYVTEDWGYVRYVEMQLADEPNLTLADYSNNNRVNRSSFDDTPLAFRCPLKVVENENYVNVSVNALHYDHVYTIDKSNNAMTYVKRKDNFVLSLPIPDFELNYIAEVDRCMEKLSNFNGGPFPVTVIRNRNFLQILVEFNGTRHTYITNSLGEEMCRVYHEPQEEVIDVHLLLEDVYPDCISRYGPAVTFDCPTLVLTEDENQVTVKIVIRPETFYFTYNLDKLSGTMTYKSLLMVSFPAIHSVVLKSLIG; from the exons ATGAATGTGATT tGGATTCTACTTACTGCGTATACTACTATAACCGCAACTCAAAGCAATGTCATCTATTTCCCACCTCCACCTGTACCTCAACCTATGAAATGCGTGAAAAATATCGAACTTCTTCCCAGCAATATTTCAACCAATTTcgatataaaaattgaaaaggatCACATTGAATTGACGGTTTGCAATAACGACAAATTCGATTATTTCAAGGTGCCTTGGAGCGATTATCATTGTTCATGCCGTAAAGCTATAGgacttaatgtgaacctaacatcCAGCAGAATAGATGAGGAGAACAAAATTTGTCATGg GTCCTCCCTTATCGACGACGGCTTCGCCTACGATTCGAATCATTCGAAATGTAGCTTTGAGATTTTTGATGACAAAAGCTTCAGCGTAATATACATTACTGGATTTGGATATACTAACTACGTTTATGCAGTTCACAAAGAAACCGGAGAGATTACAGAATATACCGCAGAATACA TACACCCGAAGACTCCACACGACGAATCAGATGACACCGATCAATTTCTGGCAGAACTAAATGAATGCCTCGATGCACAGAACCGTATACCCAAAAATTTACcgatttcatttgattttactAAGAGAAACAGTCACATCGAAATAGTAGCATTCCGCGAGAATCATTACGAtttctataaaataaattgggaAGGACATTCTTGTTACCAAAAAATCGGTGAACATCGCAAGCCAAACGATACTATGGGAGTGGATAATAAGCTATGTGATAA TCGACCATTGTCGACACATCAAGACTATGGTACTTTTCGCTGTGCTTATGATATTTGGACGACAGTGCATGACGatgaagaatattttgtattttacgtTAAAAGTGGCGTGTGGAGGGGGGCAAACGCTTACATCATCAATACGTCTACGAATAATGTCAGTTTCCTTTATTCTCTATTAAAATCTGCCGGCG AAGAAATATTCGAGATATACAAAACGAGTAccgtttcaataaaaaaatgtttcgagaAGAAACTGCAGTTACCGAAACACTTACCGATCGAATTCGAAATGCTGCATAAAGCTGGGACAACGGTCATTTTGATAGCATACGCGAACAAAACTGATTATTATGAAATCAACCGGAGCGGCAGCGTTCGTATGTTTAAGCCACGTCTGGATGGTCCGATAAGAGAATTGGACGAATTATCGGATTGGGAGAATGCAGATGAAGCGCTCGAATGTCCATTAGTCCATTTGGTTGATGATCGGGACTATACAATACTGATTGTCGAAAGTCCCACCCAAATAACTGCGGGTTATACGTAtctaataaataaagaaacgtTGGACGTATCGTTCAAGCTTTATCCGAATACCATCTACAGCCAAT GTGAGATTGATGTGCCTCAATCGAAGAGAGAAGTCAGCAATGAATTCGAACATGAAATCGAGCGTTGTGCGAATCAACAGAACTTACTTTCGAGTGCCACAAATGTTTCCATTGCCCGGATTGATAATCACATccgaatttcggtgaaatatgACGGGAAATACGATCTCTATGTGCTCAATTCTAAAGGATATGTGTGCTATGCCAAGCGAGAGTTAACTGCTCCACCCATAAACGGACTAATGGATGATGCTCTGCAGGAATGTGACAA ACGACGTATGACATCATGTACCGGCGGTGTCCACACTTTCAAATGTGGCTTGGAAATTGTAAGCCCAGCAAACGGTGATTTCGTTGCCCTGAACATATTATCGCGCTTTTGCAACACCACGACGTGCATGGGTTCATACACATATTTGATCAATAAATTCACGAAGGAGGTACACTTTAAACGGTACACGAAACTTGCTGAAA tGAAGTGGGAATTGGACAGAACACCGGCGCACGAAGAGTATGATTCTGACTTCGAGGAGTGCCTTAATTTACGCTATGCAATACCAAGTGATTTACCCGTAAAATTCAACGTATCCGTGGTAAACCACTTAAACAAGCACTTTGACATATCAGTGTACGACGATGGTAAATACGATTACTACGAACTTGATAGGAGAGGTAAAGCATACTATACAGACATCCGAAGAGACATGAATCCGATCCGATCATTTGAGGAGCACTTAAGATGCGATGC acaacatCCGCTTGGACCATGCACCTATGACTTCCATCCATTATTCAGATGTGGCTACGAAGTAATTAAGAACGAAACTGACATATCCATTTTTGTGTATGCCGACGACCTTAACCCATACGAGTATAACGTCGATAGAAGCAGTGGAAAGACTTTATTGTATCGATACGAAAGAGGTTTTTTACGTT CATTTGAAGAAACGTTCGATAACTGTCTGAAAAAGAAATACGCGACGGATTTCCATATTCCTTTGGAAGTGACGATGAAAACGAAGGAAAACAGTGGGGAAACAGAGAATTATCTGGCAATTTCGGTCAAATATCAAGGAAAGTATGACCTTTACGTAACCGAAGATTGGGGTTATGTTCGCTACGTAGAAATGCAATTGGCGGATGAACCCAACCTTACACTTGCAGACTATTCGAACAACAATcg TGTCAACAGAAGTAGTTTCGACGACACCCCGCTAGCATTTCGATGTCCGttaaaagttgttgaaaatgaGAACTACGTGAATGTGTCAGTGAATGCTCTTCATTACGATCACGTTTACACCATCGACAAATCGAACAACGCCATGACATACGTCAAACGAAaagataattttgttttgtcgcttCCGATTCCAG ATTTTGAACTGAATTATATTGCCGAAGTGGATCGATGCatggaaaaattatcaaattttaacGGCGGCCCGTTTCCTGTTACTGTTATCAGAAACCgaaattttctacaaattttggTGGAATTCAACGGAACCCGTCATACCTACATAACTAATTCACTGGGCGAAGAAATGTGTCGAGTATATCATGAGCCTCAGGAAGAAGTCATTGACGTACATCTATTACTGGAAGATGTTTATCCGGACTGTATAAG CCGCTATGGTCCGGCAGTTACATTTGATTGCCCTACATTAGTCTTAACAGAGGATGAAAATCAAGTCACCGTGAAGATTGTCATAAGGCCTGAAACCTTTTATTTTACGTACAACTTAGATAAATTGTCCGGAACAATGACTTACAAATCCCTTTTAATGGTAAGTTTTCCTGCGATACATAGCGTCGTACTCAAATCTTTAATCGGATAA